The Porites lutea chromosome 11, jaPorLute2.1, whole genome shotgun sequence genome includes a region encoding these proteins:
- the LOC140952442 gene encoding 2,3-bisphosphoglycerate-dependent phosphoglycerate mutase-like gives MPSVTSKTVHFVRHFQSTWNEAEEEQNLTRFDKGLQSDALLDAPLSTYGKKQALTIQQKIQDLNAEVAITSPLSRAIETCLLTYGNQNVVASHLCREIGESLCDIGSLKEDLIKKYPTVDFSGVPSKVWWYVDEKLKGQLTDPRKCYEFVLSNGTCKLGETFKGSHFQERIERFHDFLQNRPESNIVVFAHSGFLRSFLEKYYGRPFEQYYPNGQISTYHL, from the coding sequence atgCCGTCAGTAACTAGTAAAACCGTCCACTTTGTTCGCCACTTCCAATCGACCTGGAACGAAGCAGAAGAGGAACAAAACCTGACGCGCTTCGACAAAGGACTACAGAGCGATGCTCTTTTGGATGCGCCATTGAGCACTTATGGCAAAAAACAGGCGTTGACgattcaacagaaaatacagGATCTGAATGCAGAAGTCGCCATTACTTCCCCTTTGAGCAGAGCAATCGAGACCTGCTTACTGACCTACGGAAATCAAAATGTGGTGGCTTCACATCTTTGTCGCGAGATAGGAGAATCGCTCTGTGACATTGGATCTCTGAAAGAAGACCTGATCAAGAAGTATCCAACAGTTGATTTCAGCGGTGTGCCTTCCAAAGTTTGGTGGTATGTGGACGAAAAGCTGAAGGGTCAACTGACAGATCCAAGAAAATGCTACGAATTTGTCTTAAGCAACGGAACTTGTAAGTTGGGAGAAACCTTCAAAGGAAGTCACTTTCAAGAGAGAATAGAGCGATTTCACGATTTCCTTCAAAACCGACCTGAGTCAAATATTGTAGTTTTCGCACACAGTGGATTTCTGAGAAGCTTCCTTGAAAAATATTATGGACGACCATTTGAGCAGTACTATCCAAATGGACAGATTTCTACTTACCATTTGTAA
- the LOC140951768 gene encoding A-kinase anchor protein 10, mitochondrial-like: MLRFSRKPSTKEKQGKGKSSKSGKSKGKSKKQLASAPPNDAIDRQNNLIGIQECGKLLSSVSGKKSAKCVATFPRKSQLSKSLTEVLMDDSVLPYFMEYMQKQNAMNLLNFWLTAETFRLSTINRLRINSVSRLKTSKAELSTNTDIDRNIASAFNSDTSHTGSSVNEQSKDNSLKESRNQQQSIESDNKDFGDFTSYEPESSTSTGNTTGNNGDVLLLCDKCGRFIESSKTCDLCGQGFSNSQTSNRISDFSGSTSSESSSAIISANNLQNGVNQDDVINTNCSQASTESVEDSGTLKSSRSSKVTFDLKPDYEHERREFCRRRTRSIVIDAVSIYSKYISLEASHPIGLEESMRRQIEINICSEDGRICPDSFQPAQKFAFDVMQKMYFPTFLGSSHYCKHQIDILTSGKVFLSDILYNQNAMFYFMEHLEQEGVQHMLEFWLTADNFQYHLKAQLENNEYNAQHALEDAMIIYDKYISMQASVPLGVDDITRIEIENKICREGGPLPDCFSCLMEHVLCLLEEVFFPSFLQGEVHFKYLTELLNSVSERRNSQTLSASVGSVDDVQNLEENNRLVRSSFGSDLDLTEHPDAIWQRPNAGPLSLGKVNEFGIFEPIFEPEPDRGNGISTAAKLGKAMRKLVSGVEDKAKEEMAWKIAKMIIEDVKNEQAKPL; encoded by the exons ATGCTGCGATTTTCAAGGAAACCTTCGACCAAAG AAAAACAGGGAAAGGGAAAGAGTTCTAAATCTGGAAAAAGTAAAGGGAAGTCCAAGAAACAGTTAGCTTCTGCTCCTCCAAATGATGCTATAGACAGACAAAATAACTTAATTGGAA ttcAAGAATGCGGAAAGCTTTTATCAAGTGTTTCTGGAAAGAAGTCTGCCAAG TGTGTGGCAACTTTTCCAAGAAAGTCCCAGTTATCCAAGTCTCTGACAGAAGTCCTAATGGATGATAGTGTATTGCCATATTTTATGGAGTACATGCAAAAACAAAATGCCATGAACTTATTGAACTTTTGGCTCACAGCTGAAACTTTCAGACTCTCAACCATAAATCGCTTGAGAATTAACTCTGTGTCAAGGTTAAAGACATCAAAAGCAGAGCTGAGTACAAATACTGATATAGACAGAAACATAGCTAGTGCATTTAATTCAGATACTTCACATACTGGCAGCTCTGTAAATGAGCAAAGCAAAGACAATAGTTTAAAGGAAAGTAGGAATCAACAGCAAAGTATTGAGAGTGACAACAAAGACTTTGGTGACTTCACCAGTTATGAACCAGAGAGCTCTACATCAACAGGAAACACAACAGGAAACAATGGTGATGTGTTGCTGTTGTGTGACAAGTGTGGTCGCTTTATCGAATCAAGTAAGACATGTGATCTCTGTGGACAAGGGTTTAGCAACAGTCAAACGAGTAATAGAATCAGTGACTTCTCTGGCTCCACTTCTTCTGAGTCATCAAGTGCTATTATTAGTGCAAACAATTTACAAAATGGAGTCAATCAAGATGATGTAATAAATACAAACTGTAGTCAAGCAAGTACAGAATCTGTTGAAGATTCTGGTACCCTTAAGTCTTCTCGGTCTTCGAAAGTTACGTTTGATTTAAAGCCAGACTACGAACATGAACGACGCGAGTTTTGCCGAAGGAGGACGAGAAGTATTGTCATTGATGCTGTGAGTATTTATAGCAAATACATTTCCCTTGAGGCATCACATCCTATTGGCCTGGAAGAATCCATGCGCAGGCAGATTGAAA TTAACATCTGCAGTGAAGATGGAAGAATTTGTCCAGATTCCTTTCAGCCAGCTCAGAAGTTTGCATTTGATGTAATGCAAAAGAT GTATTTCCCTACTTTTCTTGGGAGTTCACATTATTGTAAACATCAAATTGATATTCTGACAAGTGGGAAAGTGTTTCTCTCAGATATTCTGTACAATCAAAATGCTATGTTTTACTTCATGGAG CATCTGGAGCAGGAAGGTGTTCAACACATGCTAGAGTTCTGGTTAACAGCCGATAATTTCCAATATCACCTTAAAGCACAACTGGAAAACAATGAGTACAATGCACAGCATGCCTTGGAGGATGCAATGATCATTTATGACAA GTATATATCTATGCAAGCAAGTGTGCCTCTGGGGGTGGATGATATCACAAGGATTGAAATAGAGAATAAGATATGTCGTGAGGGTGGACCCCTTCCTGATTGCTTCTCATGTCTGATGGAACATGTCCTTTGTCTTCTTGAGGAG GTGTTTTTTCCAAGTTTCCTCCAAGGTGAGGTGCACTTTAAATACCTCACCGAGCTGTTAAACTCTGTAAGTGAACGGCGGAATTCCCAGACCCTCTCAGCCTCTGTTGGCAGTGTTGATGATGTACAGAATCTGGAGGAAAACAATCGCTTAGTCAGGTCTTCATTTGGATCAGATTTGGATCTCACAGAACATCCAGATGCAATTTGGCAAAGACCTAATGCCGG ACCCTTGTCACTGGGAAAAGTCAATGAGTTTGGGATTTTTGAACCAATCTTTGAGCCTGAACCAGACAGAGGAAATGGCATCTCTACAG CTGCTAAACTGGGAAAAGCCATGAGAAAGTTGGTGTCCGGAGTAGAAGACAAG GCAAAAGAAGAAATGGCCTGGAAAATTGCTAAAATGATAATCGAAGATGTAAAGAACGAACAAGCAAAACCTCTTTAA